The genomic window AACACCAATTTGAGCTTCTTGTCCCTCTGAATTACATTATCAAAGGGAAGCTCTTTCCTTCTCTTCACAGCAGCTCTTACTGGTTCAACAGGGACATGGACTTTTctaaaattactcaaataacCAATTTTATCAGGCAAGACCAAACGTTTGCCAAGAAACTCAGACTTTTCAGCCTTTACTGTTGCAAGTGAGACATGGGATTTACATCCAAGTTGAGGCTTTTCAAGAAAAGAAGATTTGTAGGAGACGAAAAAGGGTAAAGATGTATATGCAGAGGCTTtagtagaagaaagaaaaagcttgGGCTCCATTTCAGTTTACATAAACTAATGGGTGTATAAAAATTAGAGAACAAagataaaagaggaaaaattacCTGATTGATTGGTCACGGTCTCAATTTTAGTCCTTTAGAAGCTGAATAGATTGAATGATAATCTTAGCcaggtttttagggtttatctACAAAAACCCTTTGCCGAGAGAGATATTTCTCAGCGGATATAATTATCTTTATTCTTGTGGCACTTGAATGTAATTGTGAAGGTTCTTGAGGGTATATCTGTCTTTATGAATAAGATTACTCAAACTGTGTCGTTCTGGATGGAAACGACCTGTCATTTCGAAGATAGCTAAAGAGATGATATCTACTTCATTCATCAAACTGAGAATCTGAGATGCAGTTGCAGGTCATTTTGACTCGACCGTGACTCAGGGACAACACAAAATGGCGAAGAGGCGAGAACGCCGAGTCGCACAGAGTTCGGATCGCCGTAAGAGCCGAGTGGAATCGTCAAATCGATTAGACCAATTCGACTCAGCTACTGATGGCAAGCTCATCACCATTTTCGTTGTCTTCTTCATCTTGATTCCCGCCGTTTCCATCTCCTTATATTATTTCAAGTACGCTTCGCTCTCGAAACCAGCCATTTCTCATGTACACCAACGAGGACTCATCAAAACTGATGTCAACTACCAAGAAATCCTCACTGTAAGAACTGTACATTTCTTACTTAACATACAATCTCATATGTAATCAGTTTGTTAATTGAATATTTACTTGTATTTCAGGATAATTCAAAGGTATCAGAGAATGTATCTTATCGCCACTACACTTATCCTGTATTGGCCTACATTACTCCATGGTCTGTTCACTGTCGTTAAATTATGttgtatgtatttttttattattgaaggATGATTTGTATCGTACTTAAATGCTAAACTTGGCAGGAACTCCAAGGGCTATGAAATTGCAAAGAAGTTCAATTCTAAATTTACACACTTATCACCAGTCTGGTATGATATAAAGAGGTATGTCCAGTGCctgattattattattgacaTGGTATCGAGAGCATTTCTTTTGAAGACCTGACGCCATTTTATAGTATTATACTATGTAGCAGTGTACTGGCTTTTGATGTTTGAATTGTCAGTTTAATAACATTAATCCTGAATAATAATTTAGAAGGGATGAATTGAGTGGAGAGTTCACTCAAACATATTTTTCACAGTTGTTGAGCTTCAGCTTAAATGTTTGGTGGAGATATTTGTGCTGTCATAAAGTAAGgaatgaagaaattttttagtCCATCAGCTTGTTTAATGATTTTCCTTCCTTCTGTTGCTGCCAGCCAGGGGACCACCTTGATCATTGAAGGGAGACATAATGCTGATAAAGGATGGATCTCAGAGCTAAGAATGAAAGGACATGCTCTGGTAATTAAAGGGCTaattgttcttttcttttttttttttgggtaacttGGTGGGAATAATTTTTCTGATAATAGGTGTTGCCCAGAGTTGTTCTGGAAGCGTTTCCCAGGGACTTGATTATGAAGAAGAAACTGAGGGATGAAGCAATTGAGCTTATATTGGCAGAGTGCAAGTAAGATCCCGGTTCTTATACTTCTATATTCTTCCTCTTTAATTCTAGGGATCTTTATAAGAGAATTGATTTGTTGATTAGATTTCAGAATGATATACCTGGCTTTTAGCAATAGCTCATCTTTTGTTCTTCAACTCTCATCATTGTTCAGTTATCGTATGTAGTTTTACAATATTAGAAGTGATGTTAATccaattgaataatttttcatgaAGCATCTGAAGAAGCTTGTACTGCAGATATGATGGAACCCACAATTCATTATGCGTTGCCATTATGTCGATACATCCTAATTTAGGTTATATTAAATTATCCATTTTACACTGTCCcgatttatatttcttttaaaaatgtgtcaggaattcaaaaaaatatccGAATTACTATTGAGTGAAAAGTGATACTTGTGTTAATTCTAATATAAATCTAACCTGTTCAACTGGCAATAGCATTCTTATAGTAGCATGTATAAGACCTAGTATTTCAACAATCATGGATGGACAGAATTAGCTCATCTGCATGTGGGGATTCTGTAGAATAAACGATCTCATTAGTCTTATCTTTTGACTGGGTTGACAGAATGAGTTTTGCTGTTTTCCGCCCTGAATTTTGTGTTGTTTCTTTCCTTGATGAAACAGGGAAATGGAATATGATGGTATTGTACTAGAGTCTTGGTCCAGGTGGGCAGCTTATGGTATCTTGCATGATCCAGATATGCGGAATATGGtaaataattactttaataacAACTTTATAATGCTTCCTTGTTTAAAAACTTGTAGGGTTtggatgaatttatttttaacaagtgGTTAGCTGGAGAATTCCATCAACCTAGCCTGGTTCTTGCTGATCTGTGTAACTGacttcttctttctttgaaaaCTTAGGCTTTGGACTTTATAAAACAACTTGGACATGCATTGCACTCAATGAACACGGAGAGGAACAGTGAGCAACATTTGCAGTTGGTCTATGTCATAGGTCCACCACATTCAGAGAAGCTTCAAGCACACGATTTTGGCCCAGAAGATCTTCAAAGCTTGAGTGATGCTGTAGATGGTTTCTCACTAATGACTTATGACTTCTCAAGTCCTCATAATCCCGGTCCCAATGCACCACTAAAGTGGATACGTTCCGTCCTGCAGTTGCTCCTCGGTAGCCCTAGGAATGGTGTGCAGAGCTTAGCTCGGAAGATATTTCTTGGTATCAATTTCTATGGAAATGATTTCACCCTTACAGGAGgtatttcttccttttattcCCATTGTGTAACTATAATCCGATTGTTGGTTATTGTTATTAGAGTAGGCAAATAGATTGTGTATCTTATTGATGATTCATCTCTCCCTAGTCCAACTCCCAGTAGAGTGATATGCTGCAGATTCAAGTCCTTATGGGCCAAAGTCAATCAGTCTGGAGGAGCATGAACAGGGATGCAACTTGTTGCTCTATTTCTTGTGACATTTTCACCTAGTTATTATGTGTCCTCGGGGTGTGTTTGACATTTTCACCTAGTCAATGATCCAATATATGACCAATAGCTGGGAGGATTTGAAACTTGGCAACAAAAAGTTGACACAAACCACTGAAAGGCTTTTTATAAGCAAAATTTCCCTTCTTGTCATTatgtgtcaaatttttttaatggatcTGGTCTGGAACTGTAACACCAGTACCTGATTAAGCTTTttgattattagttttttttttttaaatgggcTTTGATTCATAAAACCAAATTGCAGGATCAGGTGGTGGAGCTATCACTGGAAGGGAGTACCTCCATTTATTGGAAAAGTACAGGCCTGTTATGCAGTGGGAAAAAAACATCGGGGAGCACTTCTTCCTCTACTCTGATGAGAACAATGAAAAGCATGCAGTGTTCTACCCATCATTGATGTCAATATCTATGCGGCTAGAGGAAGCTCATTTATGGGGAACTGGCCTCTCCATCTGGGAAATAGGGCAGGGTTTGGATTACTTTTTTGATATTCTGTAGTCAACActaaaatttttactatttcttACTACAATGTAACATAATTTGGTTCTAGGGACTGTTTGTTAATCTTCGTTGGCAGATCCTTACTGAACATGTAAAGATCTTGCCGTTGCAAGCAACCTTCCCTCAAAATGCTATTTCTTCTAGACAGTCTCAGCACTGGCATTTATCTTCACAAGCCAAAACTCgcctctaatttcttcaaaattttctaataaatttaaaggtaatttcaacttatttttttaactagaaAATCTTAACCCTTGTTATGTTTATACTACTGTTCAGTACATGTACTAagagtttctaaaattttcttcagACATTTCTTAGCCACACAATCACATGGAACTATCAAAAGTCACCAAACTATCTAAAAACATGATCATCTCAATTGCCACGTGTCATTTCTTGAGTGGCAAAAATCTCATATCTCATGCCAGATCAGCGCCTCTCCCCACTCAAAGTAAGCCGGCCAAATTGCACCCTTTGAAGCCAAGGCTTGTCATTCTGAAATAAACACAAATTCCTTCTGTATAACATGGTTGTTCAAGCTTGTCCATCGATTCTTTAAGAGCCAGGAAGAATCTGTCTCACTAAGTTATGCCATGGAGGCCCTCAATGCTGCAAGCTTGACCCCTATTTCAGTTCTTTGTGAAAGAAGAACAGAGCCCAGGAAAATCCAGTCTCTATCCACAACTTCTTTATCCAGACTCTCAACTTCTCGAGAGTCTTTAAAAAGGAGCGTTCATGGTGGTTTAGTGCTAGTATCTTCAGTTATTGGTACTGGTTTAGCTAAAGCTTTAACATATGAAGGAGCACTGCAGCAGTCAACAAGTTCTTCCACATCTGATGGTGATGTAAGTGGAATTCTTGATACTGTTATTAGTTTTGGAACTGAGAATCCTGCAATTGTAGCTGGTGGCGCTACCATTTTGGCAGTTCCATTGATTTTGTCTCTGGTTCTAAACAAGCCTAAACCATGGGGTGTTGAATCTGCCAAAAATGCTTATGCAAAGTTGGGTGAAGATGGGAGTGCCCAGTTGCTGGATATAAGACCTCCAGTGGATTTTAGGCAAGTGGGTAGTCCTGACGTCCGAGGTTTGGGTAAGAAGCCTGTGTCAATTGCTTACAAAGGTGAAGATAAGCCAGGGTTCTTGAAGAAGCTGTCTTTGAAGTTCAAGGAACCAGAAaatactacattgtttattctAGACAAGTAAGTGGACGATGTTTATCTCCTTAAACTTCAGACAATGCATACTTAAATGGTTGAGTTGTACTGCATATATGATTGCACACATATAAACTGGTATAAAAccatacaaatttaaaataagttggAAAGGTAAAAACAAAGGATGAGATAATCACTTAATAAAGTCGAAACCTATTGTATAAAGAATTTGTGCAAGTTGGATCGATCAATATGCAAAGCCCTGATTCATGAGACTAACGAAAACACTACTCCACAATCTGTTCTTGTGGTAGAGTGTATTTAGAAATTGTGAGCTATCCTGCGGCTTAAAGACTACTAAACAACTTTTGGTGACCCTTAAACTATTTTTCTCGAACAATATAAGCTTGAAGTAACTTTTTAGGGGCTGCATCACATTGTTGGGAACTATGATAGATGTTTAATCTAGTCTAGACTTAATGTTATGCACTCCTTTGGTTAGAAAAAGAGTCGTATTCATCTGGTGGCAGTATGAGGTGACAGGATTTAATTGAGTAGCAAAGGATATTATTGTCCTCTGCATTGAATGGCTTGTATTTGGTGCACACATTATCTTTTATACATCTCATCATTTTATGCATTGTGAAAATGAACATACATGAAGTTAATGTTGTAAAATTTGTGATGGAAGCCAGATTTGATGGGAACTCCGGACTGGTTGCAGAGTTAGTCACTGTAAATGGATTCAAAGCTGCATATGCCATAAAGGATGGAGCAGAAGGACCGCGAGGATGGATGGTATGTGCTGTTCATGCACTGCTATTTTTGTTTTAGTCATGGCAGTAAAAGCCTTGATTAGAAGCTCTGAGATGTTTTCACATTTTGCAGAATAGTGGTCTTCCTTGGATACCAGCAAGGAAAGCATTGAGTCTTGATCTCAGCAGTTTGACAGAGTCTATTGATGGTATCTTTGGAGTATGTATTGAAGCTCATCTACCTAATTACCCACTGATATTTTAGTTCTTGTAAAACAGTGTAGAAAACTATCTTTTCCATACAACCCTTTTAaagttttctttcatttcttcaaTGCTAAAAGCtaatttataatcttttaaactTCAAACTGTTACGCTTGATGTCCAGGAGGCTTCTGATGGTTTGCCTGTCACCCTCGGGATTGCAGCAGCAGCAACTGGATTAGGTTTATTAGCATTTACAGAGGTTTGGTTTTTGAGCCCTTTTCCTATCATTTTTTCTgtcttctttcttgtttttgtttcagtGAAGATCAGTTTTGATGTGGGAATAACATTGGATTCTGCTGTATATTCCCCAGGTAGAAACAATACTTCAACTGTTGGGCTCAGCTGCTATTGTTCAATTTGTTGGCAAAAAACTCCTGTTTGCAGAAGTAAGCCATACATacctttctattttaatttctcttgcAACTTTTAGACACAACTTATTTATGTGGCCATGAATGAAAATAATCATCATATTGGCTGCCAACAGCAACAAGTCACTTGACCTGGCTATAGTGGGATACTTGTCTATTCAGTACTGCATTTCCTAGAAAATTACTTAGAAATTCTAGCTCTTTTTACATACCAAATATTGAGGTTTGAGTTAATTTATCTTGCATTGGATTTCATGTCAGGATCGGAAAGAAACACTAAAACAAGTCGATGAATTTCTGAACACCAAGGTTGCTCCTAAAGAGCTTGTCGATGAGATAAAGGTATTTTGtgtaaaatatttgtaattgatTTTCCTTTTACAAATCTCTTAAGCCAAAGCTATTGTCTTAAGCCAAAGCTACTGATTTTCTTCCAATAAACACTAAACTATTACTCGGGAAAATTAGGAAATTGGGAAAGCACTTCTACCAACACCAGTGAGCGGCAGCAAGGCTCTTCCTGCACCGGCTGAGGCAAACTCGGCACCTGCTTCTGTAGAAAGTAACGAACAGAAAGCAGAAGCAGCTGTTGAACCAGGTCCCCAAATAAATTCAGTACCGAAAACAGAGGTTAAAGCGGAATCACTTCTCGGAGTTCCAAGACCACTTTCTCCATATCCATCAGTAATACCTACTTAGTTTACTCTTGATCTTTTTCCTTGTGTGTGTTGGTCTATGTGCTTTAGATTTTGAAGGCCATGACTTGCTTTCACCAGACTGATTTAATTCTTTTACTCCTTCCACTCAAGAAATGCTTATTTACTGTATGATCATTTTCTTTGTGCAGTATCCAGATTTCAAGCCTCCAACATCTCCTACCCCATCACAGCCCTAGAGTGCAAACTGTATACAGAGTCTCCAAGTAATTTCTACAACAGGAAACTGTTTCAGACGGGAGTATTAAAACTATGGTGTGAGTTGTGCAGTCTTTTCTATTGTCACACGAAATATTTAGGCTTACATGATGACTTGGAAGGAAGAAATATGATAATGTCATGAAATGGATGATTCATAGTTTGCAGACAGTCTTCTCCTGTTGTGTTTCTTCTGCtacttcatttcattttcataattatCGGATTCATGTAGATGCCCTTCATAATAAACTGTCTCTCAAGTCTCCGAGACAGCTCTAAAGCTCTATGcgcatacataattttattgatatattaaacaataacaaTGTTATATACTTTAGTTTTAATTACTCAATTAAACATTTAGatgatcatatgataatatattatttatatttaattaagtaaatattataaataatttatatattgatgtaGATGTTTATTAACTCACAAAATCTCCGAATTATACTGTGCCCCTAATTTATTTCCACAAAACAAACCTCAACAAATTATATCTagaataaacaaacaaaccccaaaataaattctttgttttattttttattgtagaGCTTTCTTAAGTTTAAATCTTGCAATTCCTTTGTTATTTGGACTAAGCAAGGGCGGtggccaaataaaaaaaaaaaaaagaactttgaatttcaataatattattattctaattaaaaaattaaaatgaaaaacacatttaaaaaatgaaaaaaagtaagGCTTAACATGAATATgcatcaatttaattaaaataattccaaACATAAAAGGCTTAATgtatatttagaaattaaacCCGTTTTCAATGtgtttaataaacaataaagtttgatcaactaaaaattattcgcttaaatgaaaaattacccTATTACCATTCTTTAATTAATACAAAGAAATTTACCATACAATTTTTATGGGCAATAAAATTAGCtctttttgggttaaaatatcagaaatatatttttaaaaaatcaaaattcgattacttaaaaataaaaatgaaaaaaacatacCCCTGTctaaaaagagtaatactatgtatattcatttttggtacataatttatatatacaatgatgtgtcatcatgtaattaggtgattttaaaacatatgtcatataataacacttaatctgtatatataaattatgtataaaaaatagatacatatagttttattgctttaaaaataatgtaacagCGAGTCAGTGACCCACTGTACTAGCCGTTTTCAGTCAATTCCCGGCCTGCATCGCTACATATACTAAAAATACGGAAGCCCGATTCAAATTAAAACCGAAGCGGGaaacaattttaacttttgCTTCTTAATCGATTTGGTTTCTCTTCACTCAATCAAACTTGCTCTCGTCTCGTCTCCAATAGTTGTTAGATCGATGGCGAGAACCAAACACGCGGCTGCTAAGAGCAGAAATCGAAGACAATCTGGTCAGATATCTTCCTCTAAATCACTCATTCCTTAGTATACAAAGATAATTTACATtgataatcatatatattagggaattgattttcattcttttAGTAAACCCTAACTTTATCATTCTAATATTATAGGTGCTAAAGTGACTTCACCGGCTTCTGCTTCACCCTCTACCCCTTCGGTAATATTCTCTCTCGTTGTATTCGTTTGTTCTGTTTGGTTGCCGATTAAATGTTGGAAATgaaatttaatgatatttttcaaacctcataTTGTTGGCTTTTCCTCCTTTTGGCttccctctttctcttttctttaattGTAAACTTCAATTTAGTAAGCTGAAAGGTCATGCCTAACTTTGTTGCCCTAGGAAaccagattttttttctttactccAATTATGTTCTAATTGCTTTTCCTACTGTTCTCTGCTGCATAGtataaaattttctgttttcttttcaGCTTTGTAGTTTGATCCTTTTGTGTTGATTTGGATACtgagaaaatgaaggaaaagttATTTccataaaagtaaaattacccAACTAATTAACTTAAAGTTATAGGATGTGGATTATATAGAAGTACATTGTAATTATAGacctttaatgtttttttttcctttctggtTTTTTCTTTGCAATAATATATTACGTGATGGAATCTCCTGTAATACATTGTTGccatttgtattttgtttttgtttttggttagAAAATGAAGTCATCAGGTGCAAGCACAAGCAGAAGGAAAACAGATGCTCCACAAAGTGAGTGTCTCCCAATTAAACTAATTTCCATACATCGTGAACTGAATTCGTGTCTATGATGATAATGACGTGAAGTTTCttttgataaaactatatatatatatatatatatatatatatatatataaaggtcaAGCTACAACAAGGAAGGCTCATCGCTACAGGCCAGGAGCAAAGGCTCTCCGTGAGATTAGGATGTTTCAGAAGTCTACAAAACTTCTTATTCCAGCGGCTAGCTTCATAAGAGAAGtgagctctctctctctctgtatgAATATATCTATGTTTGTCTCTCTTTTCTCAGAATTGGTTTAGAGTGTATCACTGATGTGGTGCTCAATGAATTTGTTGCTGGATTCTGCGGCATATGTGAAAAGTTTCAATTATTAGTCCAGTGATTCATTGAAATTGGATGTCTTCTCTGGCTCAAATCACacatttgaaattcaaatgtTCCCTGTTGGAAGGTTGTGCTAATTTGacttctaatataatattagtttGAAACAGTGACTGTAGTTTGATGGATGTGCAACTAATGTCCTCATTAGAAGGATTCATAATTGGCT from Mangifera indica cultivar Alphonso unplaced genomic scaffold, CATAS_Mindica_2.1 Un_0067, whole genome shotgun sequence includes these protein-coding regions:
- the LOC123207238 gene encoding rhodanese-like domain-containing protein 4, chloroplastic isoform X2; protein product: MEALNAASLTPISVLCERRTEPRKIQSLSTTSLSRLSTSRESLKRSVHGGLVLVSSVIGTGLAKALTYEGALQQSTSSSTSDGDVSGILDTVISFGTENPAIVAGGATILAVPLILSLVLNKPKPWGVESAKNAYAKLGEDGSAQLLDIRPPVDFRQVGSPDVRGLGKKPVSIAYKGEDKPGFLKKLSLKFKEPENTTLFILDKFDGNSGLVAELVTVNGFKAAYAIKDGAEGPRGWMNSGLPWIPARKALSLDLSSLTESIDGIFGEASDGLPVTLGIAAAATGLGLLAFTEVETILQLLGSAAIVQFVGKKLLFAEDRKETLKQVDEFLNTKVAPKELVDEIKEIGKALLPTPVSGSKALPAPAEANSAPASVESNEQKAEAAVEPGPQINSVPKTEVKAESLLGVPRPLSPYPSYPDFKPPTSPTPSQP
- the LOC123207239 gene encoding chitinase domain-containing protein 1-like codes for the protein MAKRRERRVAQSSDRRKSRVESSNRLDQFDSATDGKLITIFVVFFILIPAVSISLYYFKYASLSKPAISHVHQRGLIKTDVNYQEILTDNSKVSENVSYRHYTYPVLAYITPWNSKGYEIAKKFNSKFTHLSPVWYDIKSQGTTLIIEGRHNADKGWISELRMKGHALVLPRVVLEAFPRDLIMKKKLRDEAIELILAECKEMEYDGIVLESWSRWAAYGILHDPDMRNMALDFIKQLGHALHSMNTERNSEQHLQLVYVIGPPHSEKLQAHDFGPEDLQSLSDAVDGFSLMTYDFSSPHNPGPNAPLKWIRSVLQLLLGSPRNGVQSLARKIFLGINFYGNDFTLTGGSGGGAITGREYLHLLEKYRPVMQWEKNIGEHFFLYSDENNEKHAVFYPSLMSISMRLEEAHLWGTGLSIWEIGQGLDYFFDIL
- the LOC123207238 gene encoding rhodanese-like domain-containing protein 4, chloroplastic isoform X1, translating into MEALNAASLTPISVLCERRTEPRKIQSLSTTSLSRLSTSRESLKRSVHGGLVLVSSVIGTGLAKALTYEGALQQSTSSSTSDGDVSGILDTVISFGTENPAIVAGGATILAVPLILSLVLNKPKPWGVESAKNAYAKLGEDGSAQLLDIRPPVDFRQVGSPDVRGLGKKPVSIAYKGEDKPGFLKKLSLKFKEPENTTLFILDKFDGNSGLVAELVTVNGFKAAYAIKDGAEGPRGWMNSGLPWIPARKALSLDLSSLTESIDGIFGEASDGLPVTLGIAAAATGLGLLAFTEVETILQLLGSAAIVQFVGKKLLFAEDRKETLKQVDEFLNTKVAPKELVDEIKEIGKALLPTPVSGSKALPAPAEANSAPASVESNEQKAEAAVEPGPQINSVPKTEVKAESLLGVPRPLSPYPSVIPTYIQISSLQHLLPHHSPRVQTVYRVSK
- the LOC123207245 gene encoding histone H3-like centromeric protein HTR12: MARTKHAAAKSRNRRQSGAKVTSPASASPSTPSKMKSSGASTSRRKTDAPQSQATTRKAHRYRPGAKALREIRMFQKSTKLLIPAASFIREVRAITYRIAPPDVNRWTPEALIAIQEAAEDFLVHLFEDAMLCAFHAKRVTLMKKDFELARRLGGKGQPW